CGCTATGCAATTTTGTTGAACCTCTATGCAATTTTGAAAAAATTAAGATGGAGTGGTGATTCATTTGCTGCACGGCAGAATACTCGTGATCGAGGATGAAAAAGATCTGGCGCAATTGTTGGAACTGGAGTTGCGTCATGAAGGATACGAAGTAAAAGTGGCGTATGATGGTCGACAGGGGTTGGAACTGGCCCTAAAACAAAGTTGGGATGTTATCTTGCTGGACATCATGTTGCCGGAAATCAACGGTCTTGAGGTTTGCCGGAGAATTCGCCAGGAGAGTCCGGTTCCGATTCTCATACTGACGGCGCGGGGAACCGTTCCAGATCGTGTTGCAGGATTGGATTACGGTGCGGATGACTATATGGTCAAACCTTTTGCAATTGAAGAACTGCTGGCACGCATTCGTGTTTTGATCCGCAGACATTCCTTGAAGGACGATGAATCGCAACGTCTTGCAGCAGGTACGCTGACGATGAATACCGGTGCGCGGGAAGTCGAGCGGGAAGGCAGGATGATACCATTGACGGCACGTGAATTCGATCTGCTGGAATTTCTTTTGATCAATAAAAACACGGTCGTATCTCGCGACCTCATTTTGTCAAAAGTATGGGGATACGATTATTCCGGAGATACCAATATTGTTGATGTGTATGTACGGTACCTGAGAAGCAAAATGGATGAAGGATTCGATAAGCCTTTGCTGCATACCGTTCGTGGAGTCGGCTATGTACTAAAGGAATAGGGGGATGCGCGGTGTTTCGACGAGGCAGGAAGAAATGGTTCGCATCCATTTCGATTAAATGGAAGTTGACAGGAGTGACAACTCTTTCGTTAGCATGTATTCTTTTGCTTTTCTCGGGGGTTGTCTATTTTACTTCGGCACAAACCATGTTAAGGAGTCAACAACAGATTTTGCAAAGCAAAGCAAAAGGAATTGCCGATTATTATAAAAACCATCTCCAAGACAACTCGAATCACGGGGATTTGGCAAGCGGACAAGAAAATGCAAACCCGGTAAATCATACCGGAAACGCTTCCGTGGATGTACAAGATGATCCTTCCTGGATCCAATCTTACCAGTCAGAAGGGCAGATTATTGAAATACGTTCAAAGCAGGGAACAATACGCGATGTGGCGTATGAAGGAATTTTGCCAAGTGAGTTCGATCACAAGCTTTTACAATTATATGGAAGCTCCTTTGGCAAAGATACAATCCCTATTTCGAAACATGGATTGTCTGACAATTCGAATGCAGCCGTTATGTCATTGAACAGAGGGCGGATACTTTCGTTACTGACGCCTATTTATGATAAAGATCGATATATCGGAATGGTGATCATCGGACAAAGTCTCGAACAAATGGATGAATATTTGACTTCTTTGGCATGGCTGCTGGTTTTGGGCTCCATCGGCGCGCTTGCTTTGGCGGGAATTGGCGGATATGTTTTTGCACGTACTGCGCTTCGTCCGGTCCGCGATATTATTGACACCGTAAAACAAATCAATATCAAACACCTGGATCAAAGAGTGCCTGTCATGAAAACAAACGATGAGATCGCACTGCTGGCATCTACGTGCAATGATATGCTTGAAAGAATGGAACGGTCTGTCATCCAACAAAACCAGTTCGTGGCAGACGCTTCCCATGAACTTCGGACACCGCTTGCCATGATTGCAGGCTACGCCAGCCTGCTTGACAGGTGGGGAAAGAACGATGAGGCCGTTCGGGATATGGCAATCCGCGTATTAGTAAAAGAATCCAATCGTTTGCGGAATTTAGCAAATGATCTACTGCAATTGGCAGATATGGATGGCAAAGAGTTGGCACTCGATACGCCGACAGACATCAACATGGTCGTTTCGGAAACGGTACATCAATTTACCGCTTTGCAAGATGCAGAGTCTCAAGCGGGCCCAACACTTCTCACAAACATATCGAATCAGAATATCATGGCGTCCATTCGGGAAGACCACTTAAAACAGGTTTTAATCATTCTTCTGGACAATGCGATCAAACATACAAGTTCCACGGGAACTGTTGAAATTCTGGTAGAACAGAACTTTGCGGAACGGAACAGTAGGAAGCAAATGCAACAAGGCTGTAAAATGTTGCAAATCACTGTGCGGGACAATGGTGAAGGAATTCCGCAAGAAGATCTGCCACGCATATTTGACCGATTCTATCGAGCTGACAAAGCTCGCACCCGTGAGCGCGGAGGAAGCGGGCTTGGACTCTCCATCGCCAAAGCAATCGTAGAATCCTATGGTGGGCAAATTT
Above is a window of Fodinisporobacter ferrooxydans DNA encoding:
- a CDS encoding response regulator transcription factor; its protein translation is MHGRILVIEDEKDLAQLLELELRHEGYEVKVAYDGRQGLELALKQSWDVILLDIMLPEINGLEVCRRIRQESPVPILILTARGTVPDRVAGLDYGADDYMVKPFAIEELLARIRVLIRRHSLKDDESQRLAAGTLTMNTGAREVEREGRMIPLTAREFDLLEFLLINKNTVVSRDLILSKVWGYDYSGDTNIVDVYVRYLRSKMDEGFDKPLLHTVRGVGYVLKE
- a CDS encoding sensor histidine kinase — its product is MFRRGRKKWFASISIKWKLTGVTTLSLACILLLFSGVVYFTSAQTMLRSQQQILQSKAKGIADYYKNHLQDNSNHGDLASGQENANPVNHTGNASVDVQDDPSWIQSYQSEGQIIEIRSKQGTIRDVAYEGILPSEFDHKLLQLYGSSFGKDTIPISKHGLSDNSNAAVMSLNRGRILSLLTPIYDKDRYIGMVIIGQSLEQMDEYLTSLAWLLVLGSIGALALAGIGGYVFARTALRPVRDIIDTVKQINIKHLDQRVPVMKTNDEIALLASTCNDMLERMERSVIQQNQFVADASHELRTPLAMIAGYASLLDRWGKNDEAVRDMAIRVLVKESNRLRNLANDLLQLADMDGKELALDTPTDINMVVSETVHQFTALQDAESQAGPTLLTNISNQNIMASIREDHLKQVLIILLDNAIKHTSSTGTVEILVEQNFAERNSRKQMQQGCKMLQITVRDNGEGIPQEDLPRIFDRFYRADKARTRERGGSGLGLSIAKAIVESYGGQIFLNSTLGAGTSVQFTIPEAIETIH